In the genome of Fervidobacterium nodosum Rt17-B1, the window TCCTGAATATCGAGGCTGTTGTCTGCGTGCGCACCGCCGTTAATGACGTTCATGAATGGAACTGGGAGAATTTTTGCATTCGCTCCGCCGAGGTATTTGTAGAGCGGTACTCCTGCGCTCTCTGATGCTGCCCTTGCGACTGCCATCGATACGCCGAGGATTGCATTTGCGCCGAGTTTTGATTTATTCTCTGTGCCGTCGAGCTCAAGGAGGACTTTGTCAAGGTAAACCTGATCAAATGCATTCAATCCGACAACTCTTGGTGCGATGATTTCGTTTACGTGTTCTACCGCTTTGAGCACGCCTTTGCCCATGTACCTTTTCTTGTCGCCATCCCTCAATTCGAGTGCTTCGAACTTTCCTGTAGATGCTCCACTTGGAACGATAGCACTGCCAAAGCTTCCATCTTCAAGCAATACCTCAACCTCAACCGTTGGGTTTCCGCGGGAATCAAGTACCTCACGTGCCCTAACATCGATAATTTCTACGTACATGCTTACACCTCCATCTTTTGAGTAATGAACGAATTTCTGCAAAATTTTAAAAATATAACCAAAACAAACAGAAATTGAGTGAAAAGTTTCACTTTTTTAATTATACCACTTAAATTTCTCTTTTACAACTTGATATTTGTTTATTTTTGCTTATTATACCATATCACATTATCTTTACTTCGTATGGCTTTAAGGATACACCTTCATGTGATTCATGATGACCTGAGATGTTCACGTAGACTCTGATGCCGTTTATTCCATCGGTTACCGTGTAAGCTATTGTGAATGTATTGTGAGTTACATTCTCAATCCAAGCGTTTTCAAGCCATTCGTTTTCTTTTCTAAATTTCGTCCAATTGATTACTTCCTTTAAAAGACTATTTTCTCTGCTTAGTTGTTCTTCTACAGATACTCCTGTAAATGCTCTGTTGAACCTTACGGCTTTCCAGAAAGATTGTCCTTCACCAGATAAAGAGGCATACCAAGGGAACGGTTCTATAACATCTTCTGTGAATGTTGAGTCGTACATACCTTTCATCCCTAGTTCGTCTCCATAGTAAATAAACGGTACGCCTGGTGTGGTCATTAACAAGCCGAAGAATACTTTTCTCTGTTCTTCTTGTGGAAGCATTTGCGCAAGTCTGTGCATATCGTGGTTACCTGTGAAATTACTCGGTTTGTAAGGTTTTTTAGTGAGCGTTCTTTGGAAGCAGTCAACGATTTTGTACACTGTACCGTGTTGCATCGATTCACGTATCGCTTCCGTAAAATAGAAATTAAAAGAGCATCCTATCGTTTTTGCGTATCTGTCAACTATCTCTGGATCGTCCCAAACTTCCGTAACCGCAAATACATTCCCACCTTTGACACTTCTTGCTTTATCCATTACCAATTGCCAGTATCTAACATTTTTATCATGGTCGTATCTAAAGCGCCCTTCTTTTACGTCGTAATCGTAAATGTGTTTTGCTGCGTCGAATCTAAATCCATCAACACCTTGTTTAAGCCAGAATTCGACAA includes:
- a CDS encoding alpha-amylase family glycosyl hydrolase, whose product is MIGYEIFIRSFADSNDDGIGDFRGIAKKVDYFKMLNVDLIWLTPHFKSPSYHGYDIIDYLDTNSSFGTLEDFRYMVETLHENGIRVVIDLPLNHVSDRHPWFKAAMEGEKPYVDYFLWAQPHFNLLEKRHWDEELLWHNRNGKVYYGVFGGSSPDLNYENPEVVEKSLEIVEFWLKQGVDGFRFDAAKHIYDYDVKEGRFRYDHDKNVRYWQLVMDKARSVKGGNVFAVTEVWDDPEIVDRYAKTIGCSFNFYFTEAIRESMQHGTVYKIVDCFQRTLTKKPYKPSNFTGNHDMHRLAQMLPQEEQRKVFFGLLMTTPGVPFIYYGDELGMKGMYDSTFTEDVIEPFPWYASLSGEGQSFWKAVRFNRAFTGVSVEEQLSRENSLLKEVINWTKFRKENEWLENAWIENVTHNTFTIAYTVTDGINGIRVYVNISGHHESHEGVSLKPYEVKIM